From Pristis pectinata isolate sPriPec2 chromosome 42, sPriPec2.1.pri, whole genome shotgun sequence, the proteins below share one genomic window:
- the LOC127566476 gene encoding vasopressin V2 receptor-like — protein MMIMAVSDLSVIIINVVLYEILIYRLSHTFLHRTNFLLAIVYLMIVSLELSQWYTVAFTVDRYVTMCCQKFKTKYCRVKTVRILAAVILILLSLEHIPYLFVFQPLRIIGNTSWGIEFRLEAFNSPAYVAFTRLKSFQSLFCVFGLMFLFNGLTVRHILVSSKSRRGFQNQMNENRRDKKMESRRNSIILLFSVSGSFMLLWLPAIVTNFIAGLAMYSDRDYTSPAYIAAQTGALLAHLSSCTNTYIYAATQTKFREELKTLLMSPWTFVLALAKKRAHWNQSFLS, from the coding sequence ATGATGATCATGGCAGTGTCAGATTTATCGGTCATCATTATCAATGTCGTTCTCTATGAAATCTTAATTTACCGTCTGTCACACACATTCCTGCATCGCACGAACTTCCTTCTCGCCATTGTGTACCTGATGATCGTCAGCCTGGAACTGTCTCAGTGGTATACAGTCGCCTTCACCGTTGACCGATATGTTACCATGTGCTgtcagaagtttaaaacaaagtactgcagagtgAAAACAGTGAGAATCCTTGCAGCAGTAATTCTGAtcctgctttccttggagcatatcCCCTACTTGTTTGTATTTCAACCTCTGCGAATAATTGGCAACACTTcttggggtattgaattcagaCTGGAGGCATTTAATTCGCCAGCATATGTGGCGTTCACCCGACTGAAATCATTTCAAAGTTTATTCTGCgtctttggtttaatgtttctgtTTAATGGGCTGACCGTCAGGCATATCTTGGTCTCCAGCAAATCCCGAAGGGGATTTCAGAATCAAATGAATGAGAATCGTCGTGACAAAAaaatggagagcagaagaaatTCCATAATATTACTGTTCAGTGTATCGGGCAGCTTCATGTTACTGTGGCTCCCGGCAATTGTGACCAATTTTATCGCCGGTCTAGCCATGTATTCTGACCGCGACTATACCTCTCCAGCATATATCGCTGCTCAAACAGGAGCTCTGCTCGCGCACCTGAGTTCCTGCACAAACACATACATTTATGCAGCCACCCAaactaaattcagggaggagctgaagacatTGCTAATGTCTCCTTGGACATTTGTTCTGGCATTGGCCAAGAAAAGGGCTCATTGGAACCAATCCTTCCTGTCCTAA